A segment of the Juglans regia cultivar Chandler chromosome 15, Walnut 2.0, whole genome shotgun sequence genome:
tctaagaTATCATATGAAGCCATGTcattttgtagatttatttttgtgggatctctttatggctaaagcatttctcatatCTATAACCTTGTAAGAAAGCATCTAGATACTTTTCAAAGGGACCAAAGTTTAGTTGATTTGAGATTGCCCTTGAAGTGGACCAAATTCAAAAGCCTCCATAACATCAGTAGAGCTCCAAATGACAAAAATAGTGACCCAAACTTTCTGTTcaaattgttttcaataatgGAATCATTCATCGAATGAGCAGTGGTATAAAGACTTGTCCAACAACCACAATCTAGAGTAAAATTGGAAggcaattaaaaaaatcacaacaaaggCTTCCAAGGGAACTTGTCAAATCATTAAGAACTTGGAACATAGAAAGCAACATAAAGGCATGCATGTAACATTAGATGATAGAAATCAGTACTGACCAGATATGAAATTCTTGAAACTTCCATCCACAAGCTGTTCTAGGTGGAAATCATTTTGTTGAGAACCTGAGTCAAGTTAATTGTAAAGGTTGTAATAATAATCCATGACATGATCTAAAATTCAGAAATATATCAACATTCTAAATGAAGAGATACCATATATGGCAGGATaaactagaaaaataatttctctgaTCTACATGCAATactaatgtaagaatcaaaggTCAAATATTGCCCTCGGTTAATCctaagtggtaaaggccttggtcttggagtatcactcccttcaaggtccaagattcgacacctcatgggtgcaaacaatcttttggggccacacccccttgtgaaaagccagcgattcAACCAGTttcgtgtagggaaacttccgagcGTGCAGTGCACGGGACCgaggtttactctgcaggggtgggtccaaAGAGCCTTGCTTTTGAGAGGTTCCCCAacatcaaaaaaaatatattgtcctCATTTCACGCAAGAgccaaaaaagagaaaacaacaaACTTGAATAAGCTGATATGGATCTGCATGATGGAAATATCCAATCACCATGGCAGCTAAATTTCAGAGCAGCTCTAATGATTGCAAGCATGAGCTTCTGATTAGCATGGCTTTATATAGATTTTGCTTTGGGGTGTATACTATTGGGTAGACTTCAACTAAAAATTGAGGGGACGCCCTAGAGTGGAGACGGGGTAGCACGTGGCCACCTTGCTAGGGTCTAGGACCCTAGGTGGAGAGGGGACCAATAAAGTGGAAACCACCATCCCGCAAGGGTGGAAGGTacctgtgataccccatatgataagtgagggtaggtggtgtatgaatcccacattgtttgggaaggagaagttcttactcttgataaggtttcaatggggctccaattatatcattgactaatccttttggagtatagccATGTGGTTttggccttctattggggcattAGAAATAGTATCAAAGCTTATCTCAAccaaaaatgtgggacttgagtcgtGTCACCTACGATGGACAGGCCCGATGAGGATGTCGGGCATTTAatgggggagattgtgataccctatatgataagcaaaggtaagtggtgtatggatcccacattgcttaggaataaggaattcttgctctttataattttccaatagggctccaattgtatcattgactaatctttttggagtataggtcatatgATTTAGGCatttcattggggcgttacagtacCCTCCCCTCCATGGGGTGACATGTTGTAAGCACCAAGTGAATGCCAAACATAGGAACAAAATTTTGGTGGCAAAAAGGTACCACTTTTGACATGATTATTGTTTGCACTCTACAGATGTTACTATGGAATAGGGTCTTTTCCATTTCATTTGACATGAGTCGAATCCATTATTCTAGTGCAAAATGTGGGTATTTTAGCCATTTCAATGTTAATCTAGTTCCTCTTAGAAACACAATGACCAAGATCCCTCATGTTTTGCAATAAATGGACACTATTCGTTTCAAGTAAAATGGAGATAATCCTCATCTCATGGTCTATGTATTTTCAATGAAGTGAGAATTCCATTATCATcctcataaatatcatttagtTTGCACCATTATACACACACAATCACCATAATACAGATAGAATCATTCAATCCAGAATCTCACAAAAGTAAAATGCCTTAACTACACTTTAAAGTAAAACTAATTGCTACTGAATAACAGTCTATATGTCCACCAACTACTGATTGGTGGTTATACCACAGATTGGGTGAGAGGAAGGAAATGGAGTACTAATTATGCAGTGAATCCAATTGGACGGTACCTACGAGTTAAATGGACTTCCATTCTGTCTTGAGTGATTCAGTGCTAGATTGGATGTAATTCATGGACTCACATGGTATGCAAAGTTTGTCATGGCCTGCCTATACTACTGTCCACTCGAGAAAATTTGATTGAGACATTTTAACCAGCATGGTTATTGCTCATGGCATTGCCTTTTTGAAAATGGCCATGTCCCCAAAACAGGCAATTAACCCTGGAAGTTATGGAAACAGAGGATTCTGAGTATGAGGGTAATGTGTAGCCAATGAACAATAAGattcattgaaaaagaaacaaacactACAAGCTAGATGCCACTATTCCCTCAAGGGAGATTATAGTTATAAGGAAGATACATACCGATTCGATCAGTCAATGCTGAGTTTATCAATCTGCCTGTAGACCTAATGACCATTATACCCTCTAAGGGAAAGAGGATTTTCTCACATGTGAGTATGACTGATCCCCACAACATTGTAAGTTTTCAACGAAGCACAACTCAGAAGACATGACACGTTATAAGcttaaaagcaaaaataaaacaaaaagaaaaagataccattcttgttttttttagaagatgCAGAGATTCTCAGTTTCAACATTCTGTTTTCATTTAAATCATACACTACTGGCTCGACAAATACTACGAGAGGCCAACACAGAGAGCAATTTGTAATTTGGtaaattatttcaaacattACTCACCGAATTCCATCTCGAAGACCCACAATACCCAAAAGCAGAAAAATTATTGCAAGAACTAATTAATCCGCGGATCCCTGAGAACTTCAAAACAGGCATTCTTCAACCCAGATATTGAAATGTCAATAAATGATGATATGGACCATCATTGATACGCCACAAGCAGTGGAAAAATGTGGCCAATGAGAGGGAACTCAGGTAAATGAGAGATCTTGAACCTCTTGTTTTTCtcaaaagttgaaaacttgaaattgaaaatggGATTCTCGTTGAAGCTAGCTTATTGTCATGGCTCTCGTTGCTGTTGTATTGCGTTGGTTGGCAGGGAAGCAGCTAGAGGTGAAGAGCGAAAAACACTACTCCTTTTTAAAGCCTAGGCAACAAaaaacatccaaacataacaaGTACTAGCAACAAAGCAATGAAAGGCTGAGTGCgaatgaaaaagagagaaatccAAGCCGTAGAGACAGTGGTCCGCGAGTGAGCTTTGTCGGTCCCCACATCTCTTCTTGGCAGTCAGTCCCATTGACAATGATGTTTCCATTACTCATTGTGTCACTCCACACTCCCCATCCTGTCGAACGTGCACTATATGTGGCCCCTGATAGAACAAAACAGGACACGTAAGCCCAACCCACCACGTAGGCCCAAGGCGGAGGGAGTTTCCACGAGGGGAGAAATGGGCAGCCGGCGTGGGAAAGCTGCCTGAGGACATAGTGGCTGAGTAGAGCATGTCTTGTgattgatgaataaaataaaagatgtgtTTTATATACATTGAATTCCAAATAGAATTTTACTATAAGAGTCATATATAGTATCGGAGCTCTCACTTTTCATGAGTCCATTATTTAAGCGGCAGCAATAAATTAGAAATCTCTAATTGCCTTGTACAGTTGTACTATGGTTACACTCCAGTCTCCATATCTCATTTGCCATGGCTATTTGTTTTTTAAGGAATTACTACTAAAGATGTCTGTTTTTACAGTCCATCTCCTTCATGCTTCATCTGAATTCACCCATACTGTGAACTTTGAAGTCCTCGTACCTGTGTGGAGATAAAGCAAAGTTTTCTCacagattttattatttgttatgcaAGAATCCCAGTTTGTCTGTGCAGTCAGCagtgcgttttttttttttttttttctaatcaagcatgtATATTATAGATGGAAATAATATTACAGAGATACATAATATCTCATGAAGGTTCTTAACCactatcaatatataaaatatacctatgaaggTTATCTAAAGATATGCAACCAAAGATTAAATTGATTACTGCCCATTGCGTCATAAAATGTGGATATCGATTTTGTGATGATGAATCTTTTTGAGATTGTAAATTTAGACGGATCTCATCAGTGATTAAAGCTAGCCTCATCTTCTGACTGTTATAACAAATTGAGCGTCACCCTCCAGATTAGCTGGACTCtttttgaagatgttttgtTTACACTCCAGTCAACCGTGTGATCACTGTATTGGCCGGCGAAACAGTTCGAGCAATCAATTTTCAACGTATAATGGGATGCTGATTTTAGAGATTTatttaggaaagaaaaaagtaaaaatgaatTCAATGTTGCACtattaaataaatggaaaaaaggTAAATAGTCAATTACACGGGGGCATACCTCCAGCTAATCTTTCCACATAGTTGGTCCCTATTACCATCAATCGATACAGTGACATCTGATGAGATATTCTCTGCTTTTTATGATGAGAAAAAcacttgattattttttattttcaaaggaTTGGTGAAGTTCATTTAACACCCTCAAGataaattattagtatatttaaatgataattctGATCATAAATGTCCTGGACTGGAATTAAAGTTGAAGATACTCACAAATTCGATCATAACCATTTGATTGCAGTGAAAATATTGTTGATTAGCAAAAGAAGAATACAAGATTGCTTTGGAAGACAACTCTCTTGTCGGAATTAAAACCTACATCCGTATTTAATTACGCAAGGGACAGCCACCAACTCACAATTTGGTGGCATATCCctcaataaattattaaattctcctattttaataaattaatttatatatatatatataacaggaGTGAgagttttaaattcaaatttttcatctgaAGAATCggatcatatttttaataattttttttttttattaaaaataaaaaaagttagtaAATTTCATTTGAGAGCTTCAACAGGATGTCTGTTGCTTTGCATATTAAACTAGAACAAAGTAGCCCCCCACCCCATACTGCAAGAAATGAatgataataacaataataataatataggaGTGCGGGCTGTGTTAATGACGGTCCAAAACTGTCGAGCACAACGCCAACCATAATAATTTGACCCAAATCAAAAGACTTTCTTTAATCATATGTCAGTCCGCATGATCGATTGAAACATAGGCTTGCGAATGCCGCATTCACTAATCATCAAATCGTCCGTGGATGCCAACTTTGAATGTATTCCTGATTGATCTCCTCTTTGATTTTAGAGATTAATTTGTCTAAAACTTAAACTAAATGGACCATTTTAATAATCAAAACCGCCTGGTTTGAATAGAGAAATACTTCAATCTCATcacatcttatatcatctcattatatctcatcttaatatctaaacttaaaaaatacaaactctttttaattttaaatttttaactttttcatttaattattatctaattattatatattttccaaactttcaaacaaaacataaaaaataattaaacatttttaaatctcaaaataaaaattatattaaaaaattatattctaataatattttaattttataatatttttatttaactttttctctctcatttcctaaaattccataaaatattttaactcaaattatttttaactcatttcatcttaactcactattcaaaccagACTAAAAATGACATCCAGTGAGACCATTTCTAAATATATGtggaataaaaaatactaaggttgtatttagatagtgaagtgatctcagatattctatgaatagtaataaaaaaataattattaaaatattaaatagtagtgaaaaataataaaaaataagttaaaagaaatgataaaatattactaCCAAAGGAAGCCTAAGATATTGGACGTGACATTTGCTCTTCCAGTGATACCTCTTGTTCCTGTCACTTGTGCAAGTGGATGGTATTGTATAGTGCGTCTAAATTGTCACAACTTTTTTGAAAGGAGAAACTAATTCATTAAACATGTAACAATACACACAAGACTTCTTCTCCCAGTGCTACATTCAAGACCCCAGGAGGGCCATCCTTAAGCCAAGCCTTTTCACAGCTATCCCTAATTGCTAATTTGGCTACCATATGAGCAACTCTGTTTACTGTCATTTGAACAAACCTCAGACTCCAAGCTTGATTCCTTCTCATTAACAGTTGCATATCCTTTATCATTTGGCCAATCCACGAGTTGTCTTCACCTTTGGAGTTTACTGCATCTACTATTGCCTTAGCATCCCCTTCAAAACAAACTTGGTTGAAGCCAAGCTCTGTGCAAAGATCCATAGCTCTAAGAAGAATAACACTTTCAGCTTGGGCAGCTGAGGAGATATGATCCTTTGGGCCTGTCACCACCGCTTGTACACTGCCGATTGAATCTCTGATGATAACACCCAAACCCATCCTTCCCTATTCTTTTTGAAAGGTTGCATCAAAGTTCACTTTGACATAAGGCCAAGTAGGCGGCTTCCACTTCAGGTCAGAACCTCTCTCAATAGAATCTACTGCACTCTTTGAACTGATCTTATTGGTTTCCTTAAATAGAGATAGTTCATCCTAAACTTGCCTCGCCAGAATACCAGGATGCAtaaacttgtttttaaaaatgagagcATTTCTCCTATTCCATAGCTGATACCATGTGGTTGATGCCATCTCCAACCTCTCTTTACTCAGCTTGTTCCTCATCTCAATCCACAACAGCTTAAAGTCAGTATAATATCTCTTCCATTTGTAGAAAGAACTGGATCCATCTCCCCAAACGTCTGTTGTAGCAGGGCAGTCCCACATCACATGCACTAGTGTTTCCACTTCACATATACAAATTGGACATAAGTTGTTTTCCATAATGTTCTTCCTGAAAAGGTTATCTTTTATAGGAAGAATATTATTAAGACACTTCCATAAAAATTGTCACAACTTTGCTGGTTGCTATACGCATGTTTTCTGCGCATAGTGAAAAGGCTAACATGTTTTCTGTGCAGCTAAGCAAAATTCAGAAGGGTTTGTTTGATCTTCAATTGATTCTTCTAGGTTGTGTTGCTTCCGTCGAGTCTAACATGTTTTCTATGCAGCTATGTTCACTATGAGTGACACACAACCTTTTTTATAACTTATTCGCACAACTATGTCTTAAAACGAGGGTATTTTAGCAAAACTACTGAGAACAACACATGCAAGGCATGTGCATGACTCTCCATATTCGAGGTGGCAAGTACTATGCTTTCCATAGTGCTTGCTCGGGGGCAAGAACTTTAGCTGGCCTCGGTGCTCGTCTAGGGAGCAATTGTTCGCGTGGGAGACAAGTACTTTTGCTCACCTGGACGCTCCTTTTGGGGAATGGGTGAGCACTATTACTAGTCAAGGATCTCTTTTGCCTAGGGGCCGAGTGCCATAGAGAACCAAAATAATCATCCATTAGGCAAGCACTGTGAAGAGCCAAGTGCTCTCCCATAAAGTGAGCACTGCGGAGAGACAAGTGCTTGCCCAACTTTTTTGCTCTCTCAGTGCTCACCTAGAGGCAAGCACTTTGCCTTTCTATGATGCTCACCATTGTTGTAAGCGGTTCTGCTCATAAGGTGCTCGCCCCTCCTCTCAATGCAAAGGAGCACCTAGGTGAGTAAAAGTAGCAACAACGCTCGTTCCCCAGTGAGCACCACAAAGAGGCAAAGTTTTCAACCCCAGTGAGCATCATGAGAGCAAAAAAGATCGCCCTCGAGTGAGCACCAAAGAGTAAAAGTGCTTGGTCCCAGGCAAGCACCACCAAGAGCTAAATGCAAAGACTCAAGTGCTTGCCCATTAAGCAAACACAGAGGAGAGCTAAAGTGTCACACCCGATGCCAACACCACAGGAGTTAAAGTGTTTGCCCCTAGGTGAGCATCGTGAAGTCGAAAGTGCTCTCTACCCAAGCGAGAACGTGGGAGTAAAAGTGTTTGATGAGCGAGAGTGCTCGCCACCCACGTGAGCAATGCTCGTACCCAAAAAGCACCACGGAGAGGCAAAGTGATCACCCCCAAGCTAGCTGCATGGAGATCTTCTGCATAGGTCTTTGAGGTTGCTGGCACTGTGGGATGGTGCTTCGCACAATGGATTAGTGATGGTGGTCGTAGCAACTTTGTAAACAATGGCAACATATTTTGGTGGACATTAGCAACAAGagacagagggagagagagcaaTTTACCTAAGATTGGCAGGTTCATGGTGGACAGTGGCCGCATGGTGGAAGGCAGGAGTTCGAGAAGATAAATGTACTTTTGTCCAAGTCTCTACACTGGTTTGAAAATAGTAGATGTTGACTtcatcctttcttttttctttttaatagaaacGACGCTGCCACAATACCCATTCCACCACTTGACTTTGCTAAAAGCTTTTTCAGAAATTGCAGCATGAAAAAGTTATTACAATTCCAAGATCCTATTCCCTTGTAAATATAAAGTTAAGCATGGTTAGAATATTAATGTTGacggaaagagagagaataagaGAGACAAAGATACTTGCTTGAGGTTACTGGCATCATGGGACGATAGCTTCGCATGGTGGATTGGTGATGGTGGCCATGGTAGCTTTGTAAGCAAGGGTAGCAAATTTCGGTGGACATTAGCAacaagagagaaagaagagagagggagaaagagagtaGCTTACTTGAGCTCGACGGGTTCATGGAGGGTGGGAGTTTGAGAAGATAAATGTGTTTTTGTCTAAATCTCTACcctcgtgtgtgtgtgtaacaCCTCGCTCCCCATGGTTTAAAAATaagtcatttttttataaaatcacggGAGTCAGAGTGCTACAAGTGaacctaatttaaaaattttttttttttaaagtaagttccaagtacaaagattccttataataaatgGAGTCGTATtgaaatcataaatgagagtgcacgtaagcatttattaaaatttctcaaaatatgtgccataaaaatcataacttaaaatctctataCATGATCTAGACCACTATTACGTCTTCCTGGACTTAGTCTCGTCCTGCagctctaccttcataaatattctgacatggggtggtttaaaaacataaaacaattaaaaaaagtcgatgactcagtaagaaacccatcataacgtaaacatacttaacataaggttttcataaaaatatttcatgttgagaattaaaatcatgattgttcataAATATGTTGATGGCATGCATGACTTGAAAATGTTTTTGATATATTGACTAATCTGAATTATATGATTTAACTGACTTGTCTGACtgaccaacacacttaaccatgtATGCAAAGTTGTGCACCGGTCTCACATCCTGTGGCCACAAGGGGAATCATTGAtctgatttgataaaatattacagtggaccacgcttgagtccatgacttgcacatccaccctgactgcattggtaccatgcatctgaatgagtATCTGATTAACTGTTCTGACCTTATCTTACACTTAATCTTATGAAAGTTTACATGTTTTATGCAACGGATGCATGAGAtgtattatacatatataactataatatgcggaatgaaatatgatgattgacgtgcttgcaaatatcataaCATGTGTAGTACATAAACACTGGCTTCCAAAGAAatggttttaataataatatatataactagttaaCGTATGataatcctaatttataatcaagATACTTACCTTGTAGCGCTAATCTAATATTTTCAGTGCGCGATTGATTTACTTTCATGGGTTAGGCGCTAGctaaagagagaaataaattaacCGATAGCTTGAGAGAAAACAAACGTGAGAGAGAAAACATAAGGGATGTTGTGAAAGGAATGAGGCAGTCAGCTATTGGCGTGGTGAACATGGTACACTGGCGGTGCTGGACTGGGTATCTTAAGTTTGGCCGCTGCACTTAtgaatgtttataatttttccaaataacatcAGAATGGaagatatttatagaaaaatttggGAGAGGGTGCCAACAAGTTTGAGTTAGACTCGATCGcgatcatttaataaaagagtttgaatttaaaaacatgatctagtagttcattcaatgtaaaATTGACAATAATTTAGATTGCATAGGGGGCTTCAATCagttatgattttaaattgaaataaatatctGATAgccgatctttaaattctaaaaggagtctaactcatttaataaatgatagATCAGATTTAACCTATTTATTAAGcttaattaaaactcctaatcaacCTCAAAAATTTATCGCTCTTGGGCTTATCTAACATggcctattaaatataatttaggcccaataacaattatcaatattttaatcttaGAATTATTGGATCGAGTTGTTACAAACTCtcatccttataaaaaaattgtcctCGGAATTTGATAGACCTCAAATAACTTACATACTTATCCGCCACATGCTTTTCATATCTCTTTACTCCACAATCATTTAGTCGAACCTAATATTCAACAAATTCTCTGATCGTCTCATATTTTGGTCTGATGCCTCACTAATCCTTTTAGGCATACATGTTAGCATGCTACGTGTCAACCATTATACACTCTAAAATTAGTTCAAGCCTAAACAAATATCAATCTTAACAATGGGATTGATAGATTCACCCAATAATTATCTTAACTCCACATATAATAGTAACTAACGATCTCcacataaataaaactcatccacgtgaaataataataataaagttctccacataaaataataacctCAATAAATCGTAACTTAAGATTCTCCAAAGTTTGGATCCTGAATCTTACAACTCTTGGTGATAGAATCGCATTACCTATAGAACATAAGAGTACCATCAATCATCATGAAACACCATAcaccataaataataaatgagatttaacctagttattaagtctaattaaaactcttaatcaatctcaataatttatcatttatgGACTTATCAAATATgacttattaaatataattttggtcaaataaaaattatcaatattccgactttaaaattattgagtCGAGTCATTACGCAGGGGGCGCGGGGGAGGGGGTGAGGGGGAGGGAGAGCAGAAATCGACGGGTTCATGGTAGACGAAGGTCGCACAATGGAGGGATGTAGTTTGAGAAGAAAGCATACTTTTGTCCAAGTCTCTGCACTGGTTTGGAAATGGCAGATGCTGGCTTCATCCAATTTTTTCACGTAATGTTGAGGCCATCCCTTAGATAGGTGAAAGGAAAAGGCCTGATGGAGGTGATCGGAGAGGTTGAAAAATCTAATAACAGGATTGCTTGAAGATTTGACATCATATTTGTTGGCCAAATTGAACCATTCAAAAAGCTATCCGTTAGACATGGATTAGATTTTTAGAAAAAGTACCAAAAATATGTCTGTCTGACATAGTTGAACTGttcaaaaagtaaaacaattataaattgttgagtttaaggaaaaaaaatggcatattaaaattatattgttcATAATGATGGTTGGCCTCATAATTTTAACATAGATATGAGGACAAAATGGGATAGAAATTCAAACATTGACATTTTCATCTATTGAAAGtgaatggttttatttttataagatactTTGTAAAAAATGACACTCATTTACTAAGGAAGAAAATTTAGTCATTAACATTGATATAGGTCGGATGGAAGATGTGATGAAAAAGGGCGAGAATAGTTTGGTAGGGAAACTGTGCTCAGATCGTGTGGTTGAGAAGAAGATAATGAGAGCAACTATGGCAAAAATCTGGAGAGTAAgaaaaattttttctttccaagataTTTGCCCAAATCTATTTACAATAACATTTAAGAAGCAGGAGGATCGAGACAGAGTACTAGCTAAGAAACCATGGCTATTTGATAATAGC
Coding sequences within it:
- the LOC109000724 gene encoding uncharacterized protein LOC109000724 yields the protein MGLGVIIRDSIGSVQAVVTGPKDHISSAAQAESVILLRAMDLCTELGFNQVCFEGDAKAIVDAVNSKGEDNSWIGQMIKDMQLLMRRNQAWSLRFVQMTVNRVAHMVAKLAIRDSCEKAWLKDGPPGVLNVALGEEVLCVLLHV